One genomic window of Syngnathoides biaculeatus isolate LvHL_M chromosome 13, ASM1980259v1, whole genome shotgun sequence includes the following:
- the ptch2 gene encoding protein patched homolog 1: MASDSGVPGAGVFGELPPSYARSRPAADAEDALRRPSGYCHAAFALKQISKGKAVGQNAPLWIRARFQALLFSLGCHIQRHCGKVLFIGLLVFGALSVGLRVAAIETDIEQLWVEAGSRVSQELHYTREKQGEESIFTSQMLIQTPKERGTNILTQEALLVHMEATLSASKVQVSLFGKSWDLNKICYKSGVPIIENVMIERMIDKLFPCMIITPLDCFWEGAKLQGGSAYLPGMPDIQWMNLDPVKLMEELSQFTSLEGFKEMLDKAQVGHAYMNRPCLDPSDPDCPLSAPNKELLEPPDVAGRLQGGCHGFSRKFMHWQEELILGGRMKNTQDALMSAEALQTMFLLMSPKQLYEHFKDDYEIHDINWNEEKATAILESWQRKFVEVVHQSIPTNSSQSIHAFSTTTLNDIMKSFSDVSVLRVAGGYLLMLAYACVTMLRWDCAKSQGAVGLAGVLLVALSVAAGLGLCSLLGLSFNAATTQVLPFLALGIGVDDMFLLAHSFTEAGSNIPFKERTGDCLRRTGTSVALTSINNMMAFFMAALVPIPALRAFSLQAAIVVVFNFAMVLLIFPAILSLDLHRRKDKRLDVLCCLYSPCADRVIHLSPHELSDGAEQSQAPAPHTHQYATGSTITTSTQITTTVQAFTQCDAAGQHIVTILPPTSQISTSPTSIILCPTSHSQAIKPTPATPVQDPYGSQLFTPTSSSTRDLLAQVEDSKLGKKCVPLPFLHWNLSHFAREKYAPLLLKPKSKAIVVILFLGLLSLSLYGTTMVHDGLYLTDIVPHDTKEYDFIDAQFKYFSFYNMYLVTTDGFDYARSQRLLIQLHNAFNSVRSVVRDSDGKLPRMWLHYFQDWLRGLQASFDSDWLAGRITSDSYRNGTEDGVLAYKLLIQTGSKKEPFNYSQLTSRRLVDAEGHIPPEVFYIYLTVWVSNDPLGYAASQANFYPHPREWIHDKYDTTGENLRIPAAEPLEFAQFPYYLNGLRQAGDFVETIESVRAICDEFSRKGVFNYPNGYPFLFWEQYIGLRHWFLLAISVVLACTFLVCALLLLNPWTAGIIVFILAMMTVELFGIMGLIGIKLSAIPVVILIASVGIGVEFTVHIALGFLTAIGTRNKRSAVALEHMFAPVVDGAISTLLGVLMLAGSEFDFIMRYFFAVLAILTLLGMLNGLVLLPVLLSLLGPPAELTAGDDGGRPAAPSPESPLPPPMAHHGYFADQHDQRRAFSETSDSEYYSEMTCTSGIGEEDYKYCDRSAYSVPPASSHILLEASKNPSFPKLTVVRPPRETGGRIEPSVDSPHNAQPPLSSQLTCWDGPKRDHQQQQPGQQNLPGDRAHQPGRTYPSGPRLQSGRGPQPNRTKGPAGYGDPAARGPVTMVTATASVTVAVHPTLPGAAYQGYMHEGFDTDTESDCFEPTKRTKFSSYKRDSLELQDLECPQDQTTHQTRQDVSRIQTAKE; the protein is encoded by the exons ctggTAGTCGAGTGAGCCAGGAGCTTCACTACACCAGGGAGAAGCAAGGCGAGGAGTCCATATTTACCTCACAGATGCTCATCCAGACCCCCAAAGAACGGGGGACCAACATTCTTACCCAGGAGGCTTTGCTGGTGCACATGGAGGCCACGCTGTCTGCCAGCAAGGTCCAGgtgtcactgtttggaaa gtcatgggaTCTCAACAAAATATGCTATAAATCCGGAGTCCCTATAATTGAGAATGTCATGATTGAAAGG ATGATTGACAAGCTATTTCCTTGTATGATAATCACCCCGTTGGATTGTTTTTGGGAAGGGGCCAAGCTACAAGGAGGGTCCGCCTATTTACC GGGTATGCCAGACATCCAATGGATGAATCTGGATCCAGTCAAGCTCATGGAGGAACTGAGTCAGTTCACATCCTTGGAAGGATTTAAGGAGATGTTGGACAAAGCCCAG GTGGGCCACGCCTACATGAACAGGCCGTGTCTGGACCCATCCGATCCCGACTGCCCTCTCAGCGCTCCCAACAAGGAACTATTAGAG CCTCCTGACGTCGCCGGACGCCTCCAAGGCGGTTGCCACGGTTTTAGCCGGAAGTTTATGCACTGGCAGGAGGAGCTGATCCTGGGAGGGCGGATGAAGAACACCCAAGATGCTCTGATGAG cgCGGAGGCTCTTCAAACCATGTTCCTGTTGATGAGCCCCAAGCAGCTGTACGAGCACTTTAAAGACGACTATGAGATCCATGACATCAACTGGAATGAGGAAAAGGCCACGGCCATCCTGGAGTCGTGGCAGCGGAAGTTTGTGGAG GTGGTCCACCAGAGTATCCCGACTAACTCCAGCCAGTCCATCCACGCCTTCTCCACCACCACCCTCAACGACATCATGAAGTCCTTTTCCGACGTCAGCGTCCTGCGAGTGGCCGGAGGCTACCTGCTCATG cTAGCCTATGCCTGCGTGACCATGCTGAGGTGGGACTGCGCCAAGTCCCAGGGGGCCGTGGGGCTGGCCGGCGTGCTGCTCGTGGCCCTGTCGGTAGCTGCGGGATTGGGCCTTTGCTCCCTGCTGGGACTTTCCTTCAATGCCGCCACCACTCAG GTGCTTCCCTTCCTGGCACTCGGAATCGGTGTGGATGACATGTTTCTTTTGGCTCACTCCTTCACAGAGGCTGGGAGTAACATTCCGTTTAAG GAGCGAACCGGAGACTGTTTGCGCCGGACGGGCACCAGCGTGGCTCTGACTTCCATCAACAACATGATGGCTTTCTTCATGGCCGCCCTCGTGCCCATCCCGGCCCTGCGAGCTTTCTCCTTGCAG GCGGCCATCGTAGTGGTGTTTAACTTTGCCATGGTGCTGCTCATCTTCCCCGCCATACTCAGTTTGGACCTCCACCGGCGCAAGGACAAGCGCTTGGACGTCCTGTGCTGCCTGTACAGCCCTTGCGCCGACCGAGTCATACACCTCTCCCCGCACGAGCTGTCGGACGGCGCCGAGCAGAGCCAGGCGCCGGCACCACATACCCACCAGTACGCGACGGGCTCCACCATCACCACCAGTACGCAGATCACCACCACGGTGCAGGCCTTCACGCAGTGCGACGCCGCCGGGCAACACATCGTCACGATCCTGCCGCCGACCTCTCAGATCTCCACCAGCCCGACTTCAATAATTCTGTGTCCTACTTCCCATTCACAAG CGATCAAGCCTACGCCTGCTACCCCAGTTCAGGATCCCTACGGCTCCCAGCTGTTCACCCCAACCTCCAGCTCTACCCGGGATCTTCTAGCCCAGGTGGAGGACTCCAAATTGGGGAAAAAGTGTGTCCCGCTCCCCTTCCTCCACTGGAACCTGTCCCACTTTGCCAGGGAGAAATACGCTCCACTTCTCCTCAAGCCCAAAAGCAAAGCCATTGTGGTCATCCTCTTCCTGGGCCTCCTGAGCCTCAGCCTGTACGGGACCACCATGGTGCACGACGGCCTCTACCTGACTGACATTGTGCCGCATGACACCAAGGAGTATGACTTCATCGACGCCCAGTTCAAATACTTCTCCTTCTACAACATGTATCTGGTCACCACGGATGGGTTCGATTACGCCCGCTCACAAAGACTTCTGATCCAGCTACACAACGCCTTCAACTCGGTCAGATCCGTGGTCCGGGACAGTGACGGCAAACTGCCCCGCATGTGGCTGCACTATTTCCAGGACTGGCTCAGAG GTCTTCAGGCCTCTTTCGACTCGGACTGGCTGGCGGGAAGGATCACCTCGGACAGCTATCGGAATGGCACTGAGGACGGAGTCCTGGCGTACAAACTCCTTATCCAGACCGGCTCCAAAAAAGAACCCTTCAACTACAGCCAG CTCACTTCTCGTCGGCTGGTGGATGCGGAGGGTCACATCCCCCCCGAGGTGTTTTACATTTACCTGACGGTGTGGGTTAGTAATGATCCACTGGGCTATGCCGCCTCCCAGGCCAACTTCTACCCCCATCCCAGAGAGTGGATCCACGACAAGTACGACACCACGGGGGAGAATCTGCGCA TTCCGGCCGCAGAGCCCCTGGAGTTCGCTCAGTTCCCGTACTACCTGAACGGGCTGCGGCAAGCCGGCGACTTCGTAGAAACCATCGAGAGCGTGCGGGCCATCTGCGACGAATTCAGCCGCAAGGGTGTGTTCAACTACCCCAACGGATACCCGTTCCTCTTCTGGGAGCAGTACATAGGCCTCCGACATTGGTTCTTATTGGCCATCAGCGTGGTGCTGGCGTGCACCTTCCTGGTTTGCGCTCTGCTCCTGCTCAACCCGTGGACGGCCGGCATCATT GTGTTCATCTTGGCCATGATGACGGTGGAGCTGTTTGGCATCATGGGTTTGATCGGCATCAAGCTGAGCGCCATCCCCGTGGTCATCCTCATCGCGTCGGTGGGCATCGGCGTGGAGTTCACCGTTCACATTGCGCTG GGCTTCCTGACAGCCATTGGCACCAGAAACAAGCGCTCGGCCGTGGCTCTGGAGCACATGTTTGCCCCGGTGGTTGACGGCGCCATTTCCACCCTGCTGGGCGTTCTCATGCTGGCGGGGTCCGAGTTTGACTTCATCATGAG GTATTTCTTTGCCGTGTTGGCCATCTTGACACTTCTGGGGATGCTGAACGGCTTGGTCCTGCTCCCGGTCCTCCTCTCCCTGCTGGGGCCCCCCGCCGAGCTGACAGCCGGTGACGACGGCGGCCGCCCGGCGGCGCCTTCGCCCGAGTCTCCTCTCCCGCCGCCCATGGCGCACCACGGTTACTTTGCGGACCAGCACGACCAGCGCCGGGCGTTCTCCGAGACGTCCGACTCGGAATACTACTCGGAGATGACGTGCACGTCGGGGATCGGCGAGGAGGATTACAAGTACTGCGACCGCAGCGCGTACAGTGTGCCGCCTGCGTCCTCGCACATTCTGCTAGAAGCCAGCAAGAACCCCAGCTTTCCAAAACTCACG GTGGTGAGGCCGCCAAGGGAAACCGGAGGACGGATAGAACCGTCCGTGGACTCTCCGCACAACGCTCAGCCGCCTTTGAGCTCGCAGTTGACATGCTGGGATGGACCCAAGCGagaccaccagcagcagcagccaggaCAACAAAACTTACCCGGAGACAGAGCTCACCAGCCCGGGCGGACTTATCCGAGCGGTCCGAGGCTACAGAGCGGCCGGGGGCCTCAGCCGAACAGGACTAAAGGGCCCGCCGGCTACGGGGACCCCGCGGCTAGGGGGCCCGTCACCATGGTGACGGCCACGGCCTCTGTGACGGTGGCCGTGCACCCGACGCTGCCCGGGGCGGCGTACCAGGGCTACATGCACGAAGGCTTCGACACGGACACTGAGTCGGACTGCTTTGAGCCCACTAAGAGGACTAAGTTTTCGTCGTATAAGAGAGACTCTTTAGAGCTCCAGGACTTGGAATGTCCGCAGGATCAGACGACGCACCAGACCAGACAAG ACGTGTCGAGAATCCAGACGGCCAAAGAGTGA